The Blastopirellula marina nucleotide sequence TCCACCGATCGCCTACCGCCAACTGGGACCTGGCTTTGCCCTGCTGCACATGCTGCAAGGCTTGTGTGATACCGACCCGACAACAACCAGTATCCGGCCTGATGAACTGGCCGAGCTTCTGAATCGGCTGCAGGTCGAACAAGTTTCGGCCGACTCGCCTCATCAGCTGCAAACCCTGGTTGAGGGGATCGTGCAAGAGATGCCGCAGTTGCTTCGTTCGAGCACCACGCTGAACCACACGCTGGAGTCGGTGTGGGCCGAAACGATTCAGCAGCAGATCGCCCAGCACTTTCCCGACTCGCCGGAATTTGCCGAGCTGATTGTGCTGGGACGCGGTGCTCGCCGCGAGAAACTGGTGCAGCAAATTGCCGACTGTTTTCCTGGCGTCACGGTGACGACCGAGGTGCAGCGCGGCTGGATCTCGGGCGCGGTCGGGGCATCGATCGCGGCCATTTTTGCGGCCCTGCATGTCGACCAGGTCAGTGGCAATCTGCCTGATTTGACCGGGGCAAGCGCGGCCCGCGTGCTGGGGCGGATCACGCCTGGGAACCCTGGCAACTGGCGCGGCGTTCTGGGGCAAATGGAACTGGCTGCCCGGCAAACGATGCCGCTCCGCGAAGCGATCTGACCTCGGTTTCTCCGGCACAACGCGCACTTCTTCCGCGCTGGCAGCGACTGAAGTCGTAGGCTTGGGTACTTCCGGCAAGGAGACCTTCACGCTCGAATACTGCTCCGCTTGCGGCGGATCTGGTTGCTTGGCCGGTGCCTTCTCAGGCTGTTCGGCCAGTTGCCTTCGCAGCTGGTCAAGCTCTTGCTGCTGCTTTTGAAGGATCTCGTCTTGCTTGTCGCAGACATCGATCAGGCGCTGAAAGAGCGCCGCTTCCCGCTGCGCACGAGTCGCCGGCGAGCCATTGGAATGGGGGTGAGAGTGGTGAGACAT carries:
- a CDS encoding anhydro-N-acetylmuramic acid kinase; its protein translation is MTPCLRFVSAAILKVDGRGLNACFDVIHQLNVRTPADVRAMLEQGGAGLATGTQLPGMVSRLVSELQVVNVERLLNSCGVSAEKVTVIGQRGPVCGREFWKQTGSATSIGDPAILAEATGLTVLDHFEQRDIAKGGTAHGLDVLPMWLLLTQAVDSISARPKIVVRLDHAIELFYLPARRKNRPIPPIAYRQLGPGFALLHMLQGLCDTDPTTTSIRPDELAELLNRLQVEQVSADSPHQLQTLVEGIVQEMPQLLRSSTTLNHTLESVWAETIQQQIAQHFPDSPEFAELIVLGRGARREKLVQQIADCFPGVTVTTEVQRGWISGAVGASIAAIFAALHVDQVSGNLPDLTGASAARVLGRITPGNPGNWRGVLGQMELAARQTMPLREAI